A stretch of DNA from Candidatus Poribacteria bacterium:
GAGGTGAAAGACTTGTCTAATCTGAACATTGCTATCCAAGCACTCAAGGAGAGCGGTTCCGACGACCAAGAGGTGTGGGACAAGGCGATTAAGTTTCTGGAACGCACGCAGAATCGGAGTGAGAGCAACGATCAGTCGTGGTCAGGCAACGATGGCGGTTTTATCTATTCGCCTGACGGTGAAAGCAAAGCCGGTACAGATGCCGCAGGCAGCCCGCGCTCCTACGCCAGCATGACGTATGCTGGGTTGTTGAGTTTCATCTACGCGAATGTTGATAAGGACGATGAACGCGTGCAAGCAGCTTTCAGGTGGATAAAAGAGCATTTCACACTTGAAGAAAACTACGGCATGGGCGCGCAAGGGTTATATTATCACTATCACACAATGGCGAAAGCGTTGCGACTTTATGGGGATTCAACCTTTGTAGACTCAAAGGGTATTGCGCACGATTGGTACCGAGAGTTCGCAAAAAAAATGATTGAGTTGCAGAAACCGGATGGGTTTTGGGTAAACGAGGAGAGTCGTTGGATGGAAAGAGACCCGAGACTTGTAACGGCTTATGTGATTCTCGGTCTTGACACCGCTTACCCGAAATAGACGATCTATCTTACAATATTTTTCAAACTCCCGCGGGCGGGGTTCCCTAACCTTGCCAGCCGGAACGACGGCTTTCAGAGCATGTAGGGGAAGCATGTACCAGTCAGTCAAAGTCTCCGCAATTTCGCTCAAACCTATCAAATGGGATAAAGCCTCCAACGCTGAAAAATTGGAGGCTTTCTTCGTTGAAGCCGCCAAGGACGCGCCACAGTTGATTTTGGCGACCGAGGGTGTTTTGGAAGGCTACGTCGTGATGGATGTCATTGAAGGCAGAGCCACACCAGAGGCGATGCTCGACATCGCAGAACCGCTTGATGGTGCGTATATCCACCGATTCCGTCGACTTGCCCGACAGCTCAAGACCTGCCTCTGTTTCGGTTTCGCTGAACGGTGTGGTACCTCCTCCGTCTACAATTCCGCTGTATTTATTGATACCAATGGCGAGATATGCGGCACATATCATAAAACGCAGTTTGCGGAAGGCACACATCCGTCGTGGAACTTCAATTGCATCGGCGAGACGATTCGCGCGTTTGATACTCCTTTCGGACGTGCCGGTATTTTAATCTGCAATGACCGATGGAATCCGCTGATTGCACGCACATTGGTTTTGGACGGCGCACGATTCCTTCTGATTCCCTCCTATGGCTCGAAGGGTAAAGCACAGAATCAGACGGTGCTCGCCAGAGCACGTGAAAATGGGGTGCCGATTGTGGAAGCAAACGTCGGAATGAATCTCATCATCAGCAAAGGTGAGATTGTCGCATACAAGTGGGGCAACGATCAGATTAGCACGGCGGACATTGAGATTCCTTCCCTTCCTTCAATCGAAGCGGCGCGCCGATCAGAGCAGGAATACTTGCAGGCTCAAGGGCCCGAAATGGAAGCCCGCTATCGGAAGACGATCAACCGTTTGTGATGACGTGGTGGATCCTTTGTAGGAGCGATTTCCCACTATCCCTTCAACCAAACCTACGATACTCACTCCAATTTGAACGTTTTCCAAAAGCAACTTGTATAAACCTATTTCCGATAATTGTGTCAAACATTTTATTGAAGTCTAAAACGGATTTAGGGATTCCAATGAAGTCGCGAGCAGAGTTCGCTCCTACAAGAAGAAACTGCCTCATTCTATCGCACAATGCCCTCTTGTACAAATAATGCTGACACCACAATTCCTCAAACAACTTGAACCCTTCTATATCCGTGCGAAACGCGCATTCCGAAGTCGATTCAAAGGCGAGCGGCGAAGTCCGAACCGTGGTGTAGGAATGGAATTTGCCGATTATCGTGTCTATGAACCCGGCGACGACCTGCGGCATGTCGATTGGAACATTTACGCACGCTTGGGTAGACTCTTTATTAAACTCTTCCACGCTGACGAGGGGTTGCCACTCGCCCTCCTCGTTGATAATAGCCAATCTATGGAATTTGGATCGCCGACCAAGTTAGTATGTGCCAAACAGGTTACCGCAGCGTTGGGCTATATCGCTTTGGGACATGCCGACAGTGTCGCCGTCTACACCTGCGCTGAACGGCTTTCCGCAGTGTTACCACCGACATCAGGAACATTGCAATTCTCACGTCTCACAAACTCGCTTACGGCAATCGGAGCAAATGGACAAACGCGACTGACGGAATGTCTCAGGCAGCTGCCGATGTATCAACGACACCCTTGCACGGTCGTCATCCTTTCTGATTTTTTGGATCCGGGTGGCTACGAACAGGGTTTCAAGTTGCTCATAGGACGCGGCTTCTCGCTCTTCGCGATTCATCTGGTGAGTCCGGAGGAAATAACCCCACAAGCATACTTGGAAAGTGCACCGGCCGGAAGAGACTGGCTGGTAGAAGATGCCGAGACGGGTGAAACGAAAGCCATTACAATTAATGCCGAGACGCTCGCGCAATATCAGAATCAACAACAGACATTTTGCGATACCTTGCAACGCTTCTGCATCGAACAAGGGATTGGCTACGCGCACCTCAAAAGCGATATGCCCATAGAACCTTTCATTTTACAGGAGCTGCACAAGACGGGTTTTGTTCAGAGAAATCGATGAAAGATAAGGAGGGAGTCGAATGCAAACACAAATTGCAGAAACGAATCTGGAACTCATACAAGGCGATATAACCAAAGCACAGGTCGATGCCATCGTGAACGCTGCGAACAGCGCACTTGTTGGAGGTGGGGGTGTGGACGGCGCAATCCGTCGCGCCGGTGGTGATGCAATTGAGCAAGCCTGTGCGGAAATTCGTTCGCGTGAAGGGGGTTGTCCTACGGGAAAAGCGGTTATTACGCCGGGTGGCAATCTTCACGCGAAATATGTGATTCACACGGTGGGACCTGTTTGGGAGGGTGGTGATTCGGGTGAAGCGGAATTGCTTGCGAGTTGTTATCAGGAGAGCCTCCGGCTTGCTGCGGAGAATAGTATTCAGAGCATCGCTTTTCCTTCTATTAGCACCGGTATCTATGGGTATCCAACCGAAAAAGCGGCAGTCGTTGCCCTGACTGCAGTGAAAGAACTTGTGCTCCAGAGCGACGCTGTGCCAACAACCATTCAGTTTATCCTATTTGATGAGGCTACCCATACGTGCTATGTGGATGCTTTGTGGTCCGTCTTTTGAAAATAAGGCGTACTAAAAAACTATCCATGTTGAAAGTTATCCAAAGTTGAATAACCCCAGATTTAGTCGAACCTCGCTCATCCTTCCCATCTACATTCCAGCGTTTTTGCTGGCAACAGGCGGAGGCATTGTTTCACCAACGCTTTCGATTTATGTCAAATCGTTTGAGTTATCCTATACGTTGACGACGGTTGTCCTCGCTGTTGGTGTCTTAGGCAATATCCCGGCAGGTGTTTTGGTGGAACGGCTCGGTCGCAAGTCGTCAATGTTGCTCGGTTTGGTGATGATAGGGTTGTCAACTGTCGGGATGGGAACGGCGACAAATTTCTTCCAACTCATTGGTGCACAATTGGTCGGCGGTGTCGGGAACGCATT
This window harbors:
- a CDS encoding terpene cyclase/mutase family protein, producing the protein MKMQRGFILILFLVFAVVQSGMTANHETDASEYHELNKQVIASIDKGLEWLKGQQAEDGLFANHPGITALVLTAFLRHPENKYAEAEHPFIQKGLQRLVALQQPNGGIYDVEMQPALPNYNTAIAVMALSSTGNPKYAPVIEKAQGFLKNLQVLDEESVYHGGIGYGSRQEVKDLSNLNIAIQALKESGSDDQEVWDKAIKFLERTQNRSESNDQSWSGNDGGFIYSPDGESKAGTDAAGSPRSYASMTYAGLLSFIYANVDKDDERVQAAFRWIKEHFTLEENYGMGAQGLYYHYHTMAKALRLYGDSTFVDSKGIAHDWYREFAKKMIELQKPDGFWVNEESRWMERDPRLVTAYVILGLDTAYPK
- a CDS encoding carbon-nitrogen hydrolase family protein — its product is MYQSVKVSAISLKPIKWDKASNAEKLEAFFVEAAKDAPQLILATEGVLEGYVVMDVIEGRATPEAMLDIAEPLDGAYIHRFRRLARQLKTCLCFGFAERCGTSSVYNSAVFIDTNGEICGTYHKTQFAEGTHPSWNFNCIGETIRAFDTPFGRAGILICNDRWNPLIARTLVLDGARFLLIPSYGSKGKAQNQTVLARARENGVPIVEANVGMNLIISKGEIVAYKWGNDQISTADIEIPSLPSIEAARRSEQEYLQAQGPEMEARYRKTINRL
- a CDS encoding DUF58 domain-containing protein, which translates into the protein MLTPQFLKQLEPFYIRAKRAFRSRFKGERRSPNRGVGMEFADYRVYEPGDDLRHVDWNIYARLGRLFIKLFHADEGLPLALLVDNSQSMEFGSPTKLVCAKQVTAALGYIALGHADSVAVYTCAERLSAVLPPTSGTLQFSRLTNSLTAIGANGQTRLTECLRQLPMYQRHPCTVVILSDFLDPGGYEQGFKLLIGRGFSLFAIHLVSPEEITPQAYLESAPAGRDWLVEDAETGETKAITINAETLAQYQNQQQTFCDTLQRFCIEQGIGYAHLKSDMPIEPFILQELHKTGFVQRNR
- a CDS encoding O-acetyl-ADP-ribose deacetylase, with amino-acid sequence MQTQIAETNLELIQGDITKAQVDAIVNAANSALVGGGGVDGAIRRAGGDAIEQACAEIRSREGGCPTGKAVITPGGNLHAKYVIHTVGPVWEGGDSGEAELLASCYQESLRLAAENSIQSIAFPSISTGIYGYPTEKAAVVALTAVKELVLQSDAVPTTIQFILFDEATHTCYVDALWSVF